From a single Nicotiana tomentosiformis chromosome 2, ASM39032v3, whole genome shotgun sequence genomic region:
- the LOC104115308 gene encoding uncharacterized protein isoform X1 — MGVELLEIGVQMRRVVMFSIKGCYKTVLNHPFLVSMLCFIAILYRSFPFLFSILVATSPVLVCTAVLLGTLLSFGQPNIPEIERKEKTTHDIVVPLKTGLLCDTTHIESEDSYYVERYTDNERDAVEQSIDKVSDLSPLLEERSREFQFGNGVFNEAAREFYEQNSEKKEEKHNDGEDLYSPIPMADGGFEEAEREFYEQNDEKNEEKHDDEELMESQYSPIPTVDEGFEESEREFYEQNDEEKHDDGELIESQYSPIPTVDNESIEFDFDRSDSFDSKRVNLNSLPGSPWKKEESDKEEEQEEEDDEDDESFDSESDRAESSSPDASMADIIPMLDELHPLLDEDTPQHVSLSHDDGFDAASDSSGKFSASDNESDDGCENQEEVEVAHDENEEGTRDKEDKSKSAITWTEEDQKNLIDLGSSEVERNQRLESLMARRRALKKMRLMMTEKNLIDLDTADLPFNIPPISTARNNPFDVPKDNYELGLPPIPGSAPSILVPRRNPFDLPYDSSEEKPDLMEDSFEEEFMAFRPKEPVLRRNETFSARPSLFGVNRQDSHFRPYFVPERMASEGTSYSPFQRQSSELSDSKVSSVPETDSLGSVEDLIEEVDVRHKSLDEEELEHKDLIDEHISEEPELISKMEHTSEHVRNGSESSEEVESLEQLGAVEIHHEVEETLLQEGRVSNALELNPTEIQSKSETSDQIYSNQSSSSSLEVSERVFAYKEEEEEETVSSLEETMGDVEQNGISRQASFNGSDFHITSTSAEQTSHREPIYDTSPSASMENIFSASLSSDQLEESETGFSPILVKRSVSFLERESEESSQDIQRSISTNEEISAPVADQEFLSRDEVCKRELDVAKVEISQHEFFGSASAPPVPEFVVGQASTDSKLSANEDIGNEEGTIEHAQHQISSSGFNADTHIVSQFAVDQTVEFLSKSSEHENIHQLDDEQHSLITEEVPLVQPDMPSLERDSVDDAAQKEEAIISELHDLPSSNFVVNLVTDAHSEFDEKLISSEHQFASVEKAFSLCEEDVACSDKSMDEQSSEDHNVMEPPVILVESIEEASTTENLNMPEIHDLDDGIPIINSPRTPDSFSNLHVVDEAPGGAGLSGLRNNILDEVENDNQIKVLENYVLPLEAADFHHDEQYIVEETDGISDIDEVFLSELDTVGDFSIKGSSQNEFERQINSSAEDLSSFHAVDSGTTEVSEEACAEVHERKFPLHPENFNASTFEEIDEREEKECASDIQNYGLRSIDHIDVVDPRSIEGGFSEDSDTGPSYPSVKHNLDAHEIVPEMPIVEAHNSVFEVENLQSTQTGVTEEETDSGMPVLEAQTIQDIESAFWQVYEKEIEKSNILEQSNAEDSGMPVLEAQTIEDIELAFRSTSEKEIEHSDVLELPNSELVTEQSGSSNNDAAVEMSSSVQEDSGMPVLEAQTVENIELAFGSTSEKEIEHPNVLELPNAELVTEQSGSLNNVTAVEVSSSVQEDSGMPVLEAQTVEDIELAFRNIWEKEIEHSDVLELPNAELVTELFGSSNNAAAVEVSSSVQEDSGMPVLEAQTVEDIEFAFRNIWEKEIEHSDALELPKAKLVTEESGSSDNAAVFKVSSSVQKDFGMPVVEAQTIEDIESAFRSTSERETENSNVLELANAELVTEESGNNAAVVEMSSSVQEDSGMPVLEAQTVEDIELAFRNIWEKEIEKSNVFELPNAKLVTEESGSSDSAAAVEAGMQVLEAQTIKDIELAFRSTCEKEIDHSDVLELPNAELATEESGNNLAAVEVSSSVPKDTGMPVLEAQTIEDIELAFRQISENETETENSNVLELPNAELLTEESGNNAAAVEVSSSALEDSGMPVLEAETVEDIDTVFRRISEKEIEKSNVLEQPNAELATDISGNSDNAAVLEVSSVTRAMQLPILETRQTEYFDLDHENLSESDSDEHTEKSRDIGAPSDSQNVDTDLALKQVLEGNLEKPLNSTSEGELVEAKPSEAGLSNDTESSARGSDVSEFGEGETGKGDHEVVVKEAKELTAEKPGHVVDMPTTADVKGKKDKHQKSGSSSSSSSSSSSDSSSSDSERE, encoded by the exons ATGGGTGTTGAGTTGTTAGAGATTGGAGTTCAGATGAGGAGAGTAGTGATGTTTTCAATTAAAGGATGTTATAAAACAGTGTTGAATCATCCTTTCCTTGTGAGTATGCTGTGTTTCATAGCAATTTTGTACAGATCTTTCCCATTTCTGTTTTCCATATTAGTAGCTACATCCCCAGTTCTTGTTTGTACTGCTGTTTTGCTTGGAACTTTACTAAGTTTTGGTCAGCCAAATATACCTGAAattgaaaggaaagaaaaaacaACTCATGATATAGTAGTGCCTTTGAAAACTGGACTATTATGTGATACTACTCATATTGAGAGTGAAGATAGCTACTATGTGGAGAGATATACTGATAACGAGAGGGACGCCGTAGAGCAATCCATTGATAAGGTCAGCGATCTTTCCCCTTTACTCGAGGAAAGGTCTCGAGAATTTCAATTTGGGAATGGGGTTTTTAATGAAGCAGCAAGGGAGTTTTATGAGCAGAACAgtgaaaagaaagaagagaaacaTAACGATGGAGAGGATCTATACTCTCCAATCCCAATGGCTGATGGGGGTTTTGAGGAAGCAGAGAGGGAATTTTATGAGCAGAACGATGAAAAGAATGAAGAGAAACATGATGATGAGGAACTTATGGAGAGTCAATACTCTCCCATTCCGACAGTTGATGAGGGTTTTGAGGAATCAGAGAGGGAATTTTATGAGCAAAACGATGAAGAGAAACATGATGATGGGGAACTTATCGAGAGTCAATACTCTCCCATTCCAACGGTTGATAATGAGAGCATTGAATTTGATTTTGATAGATCAGACTCCTTTGATTCTAAAAGGGTGAATCTTAATTCTCTTCCTGGTTCCCCTTGGAAAAAGGAGGAGTCCGACAAAGAGGAAGAACAGGAGGAGGAGGATGACGAGGATGACGAGTCTTTTGATTCGGAGTCTGATCGAGCGGAGAGCTCTTCTCCAGATGCGTCAATGGCTGACATTATCCCAATGCTTGATGAGCTCCATCCGCTTTTAGATGAAGACACTCCTCAACATGTTAGTTTGTCGCATGATGATGGTTTTGATGCTGCTTCTGACAGTTCGGGTAAGTTCAGTGCAAGCGATAATGAATCTGATGATGGTTGTGAAAACCAAGAAGAGGTAGAAGTTGCACATGACGAGAATGAAGAAGGAACACGAGACAAGGAAGATAAAAGTAAGTCAGCCATTACATGGACAGAGGAGGATCAGAAGAATCTAATTGACTTGGGAAGCTCGGAGGTGGAAAGGAATCAACGGTTGGAGAGTCTTATGGCGAGGAGAAGAGCACTGAAGAAAATGAGGCTGATGATGACCGAAAAGAATTTGATTGACTTGGATACCGCTGATCTTCCGTTCAATATCCCCCCCATTTCAACAGCAAGAAACAATCCTTTTGATGTTCCTAAGGATAACTACGAACTTGGACTGCCTCCAATTCCCGGGTCTGCTCCATCCATTTTAGTACCAAGGCGGAACCCATTTGATCTTCCCTACGACTCAAGTGAAGAGAAACCTGATCTTATGGAAGACAGTTTCGAAGAAGAGTTTATGGCATTTCGACCAAAGGAGCCAGTCTTACGGAGGAACGAAACTTTTAGTGCAAGACCCTCACTATTTGGGGTGAACAGGCAAGATAGCCATTTCAGACCTTATTTTGTCCCCGAAAGGATGGCTTCGGAAGGAACAAGCTACTCACCATTTCAACGACAATCTAGCGAACTTAGTGATTCCAAGGTAAGTTCTGTTCCTGAAACAGACTCACTAGGTTCAGTTGAAGACCTCATTGAAGAGGTCGATGTAAGACACAAAAGCCTCGATGAAGAAGAACTGGAACACAAAGACCTCATAGATGAACATATCTCCGAGGAACCAGAGCTGATATCTAAAATGGAGCATACTTCTGAGCATGTCAGGAATGGAAGTGAATCCTCTGAAGAAGTCGAGTCATTGGAGCAGCTGGGAGCTGTGGAAATTCATCATGAAGTAGAAGAAACTTTGCTCCAGGAAGGAAGAGTTTCCAATGCTTTGGAACTTAATCCAACTGAAATTCAATCGAAGTCAGAAACTTCTGATCAGATATACAGCAATCAATCTAGCTCCTCATCGTTAGAAGTAAGTGAAAGGGTCTTTGcatataaagaagaagaagaagaagagacggTGTCAAGCTTAGAGGAGACAATGGGTGATGTTGAACAAAATGGGATCTCCAGGCAAGCTTCATTTAATGGATCAGATTTCCACATCACGAGCACTTCAGCAGAGCAGACTTCACACCGGGAACCTATTTATGATACCAGTCCTTCTGCTAGTATGGAAAACATTTTTTCAGCCTCCTTAAGTTCAGATCAGCTTGAGGAATCTGAAACAGGGTTTTCCCCTATATTGGTTAAAAGAAGCGTTTCTTTCTTAGAGAGGGAATCTGAGGAAAGTAGTCAGGACATTCAAAGGTCCATTTCTACTAATGAAGAGATTTCGGCACCAGTAGCTGACCAAGAATTTTTGTCGAGGGACGAGGTATGCAAACGTGAGCTTGATGTTGCAAAGGTGGAGATCTCTCAACATGAATTCTTTGGCAGTGCAAGTGCTCCTCCAGTGCCTGAGTTTGTTGTTGGTCAGGCATCTACTGACTCAAAATTATCAGCAAATGAAGATATTGGGAATGAGGAAGGAACTATTGAGCATGCACAGCATCAAATTTCTTCTTCAGGATTTAATGCAGATACACATATTGTGTCTCAGTTTGCTGTAGACCAGACAGTGGAATTCCTGTCAAAGTCCTCAGAACATGAAAACATCCATCAGTTGGATGATGAACAGCATTCTCTAATCACAGAAGAGGTTCCACTCGTTCAACCAGATATGCCTTCTTTGGAGAGGGATTCTGTGGACGATGCAGCTCAGAAGGAAGAAGCTATAATCTCAGAACTACATGATCTTCCCTCATCAAACTTTGTTGTAAATTTGGTTACTGATGCTCACAGTGAATTTGATGAAAAGCTGATCTCTTCTGAACATCAATTTGCTTCTGTAGAAAAGGCCTTCTCTCTGTGTGAAGAAGACGTCGCATGCTCAGACAAATCCATGGATGAACAATCCTCAGAGGATCACAACGTAATG GAGCCACCAGTTATCCTGGTTGAGTCAATTGAGGAAGCAAGCACCACGGAGAACTTGAATATGCCAGAAATCCATGACCTTGATGACGGAATCCCCATTATCAACTCCCCACGTACTCCTGACTCTTTCTCCAATCTGCATGTGGTTGATGAAGCCCCAGGAGGTGCTGGTCTATCAGGTTTAAGGAACAACATCCTCGATGAGGTGGAAAATGATAACCAGATCAAGGTCTTGGAAAACTATGTATTGCCACTAGAAGCAGCTGATTTTCATCATGATGAGCAATATATAGTTGAAGAGACCGATGGTATCAGCGACATTGATGAGGTATTTCTCTCTGAATTAGATACAGTTGGTGACTTTAGCATCAAGGGGTCAAGCCAGAATGAGTTTGAGAGACAAATCAACTCTAGTGCAGAGGATTTGTCTTCATTCCATGCTGTTGATTCTGGAACTACAGAAGTTTCCGAAGAGGCGTGTGCTGAAGTTCATGAAAGAAAGTTTCCGTTGCACCCTGAGAACTTCAATGCATCCACATTTGAAGAGATTGATGAGCGTGAAGAAAAGGAGTGTGCTTCAGATATTCAAAACTATGGATTGAGAAGTATCGATCATATTGATGTTGTTGATCCTAGATCAATTGAAGGAGGATTCTCAGAGGATAGTGACACTGGACCTTCATATCCCAGTGTAAAGCACAATTTGGATGCTCATGAGATAGTTCCAGAAATGCCTATAGTTGAAGCTCACAACTCTGTCTTTGAGGTAGAAAACTTACAATCTACTCAAACTGGAGTGACTGAAGAGGAAACTGATTCTGGTATGCCAGTACTGGAAGCACAAACAATTCAAGATATTGAGTCAGCATTTTGGCAAGTTTATGAGAAAGAAATAGAGAAATCTAATATTCTTGAGCAATCTAACGCTGAAGATTCTGGAATGCCAGTGCTGGAAGCACAAACAATTGAAGATATTGAGTTAGCATTTAGAAGTACTTCTGAGAAAGAAATAGAGCACTCGGATGTGCTTGAGCTACCTAATTCTGAGCTAGTAACTGAACAATCTGGGAGTTCAAACAATGACGCAGCGGTTGAAATGTCAAGTTCAGTACAAGAAGATTCTGGAATGCCAGTTCTGGAAGCACAAACAGTTGAAAATATTGAGTTAGCATTTGGAAGTACCTCTGAGAAAGAAATAGAGCACCCGAATGTGCTTGAGCTACCTAATGCTGAGCTAGTAACTGAACAATCTGGGAGTTTAAACAATGTGACAGCGGTTGAAGTGTCAAGTTCAGTACAGGAAGATTCTGGAATGCCAGTTCTGGAAGCACAAACAGTTGAAGATATTGAGTTAGCATTTAGAAATATTTGGGAGAAAGAAATAGAGCACTCGGATGTGCTTGAGCTACCTAATGCTGAGCTAGTAACTGAACTATTTGGGAGTTCAAACAATGCGGCAGCAGTTGAAGTGTCAAGTTCAGTACAGGAAGATTCTGGAATGCCAGTTCTGGAAGCACAAACAGTTGAAGATATTGAGTTTGCATTTAGAAATATTTGGGAGAAAGAAATAGAGCACTCGGATGCGCTTGAGCTACCTAAAGCTAAACTAGTAACTGAAGAATCTGGGAGTTCTGACAATGCAGCAGTGTTTAAAGTGTCAAGTTCAGTACAGAAAGATTTTGGAATGCCAGTGGTGGAAGCACAAACAATTGAAGATATTGAGTCAGCATTTAGAAGTACTTCTGAGAGAGAAACAGAGAACTCAAATGTGCTTGAGCTAGCTAATGCTGAGCTAGTAACTGAAGAATCTGGAAACAATGCGGCAGTGGTTGAAATGTCAAGTTCAGTACAGGAAGATTCAGGAATGCCAGTGCTGGAAGCACAAACAGTTGAAGATATTGAGTTAGCATTTAGAAATATTTGGGAGAAAGAAATAGAGAAATCGAATGTGTTTGAGCTTCCTAATGCTAAACTAGTAACTGAAGAATCTGGGAGTTCTGACAGTGCGGCAGCAGTTGAAGCTGGAATGCAAGTGCTGGAAGCACAAACAATTAAAGATATTGAGTTAGCCTTTAGAAGCACTTGTGAGAAAGAAATAGATCACTCAGATGTGCTAGAGCTACCTAATGCTGAGCTAGCAACTGAAGAATCTGGAAACAATCTGGCAGCGGTTGAAGTGTCGAGTTCAGTACCGAAAGATACTGGAATGCCAGTACTGGAAGCACAAACAATTGAAGATATTGAGCTAGCATTTAGGCAAATTTCTGAGAATGAAACAGAGACAGAGAACTCGAATGTGCTTGAGCTGCCTAATGCTGAGCTACTAACTGAAGAATCTGGAAACAATGCAGCAGCGGTTGAAGTGTCAAGTTCAGCTCTGGAAGATTCTGGAATGCCAGTGCTCGAAGCAGAAACAGTTGAAGATATCGACACAGTATTTAGGCGAATATCTgagaaagaaattgaaaaatcaaaTGTTCTTGAGCAACCTAATGCTGAGCTAGCAACTGACATATCTGGGAATTCTGACAACGCAGCAGTGCTCGAAGTGTCAAGTGTGACACGCGCAATGCAATTACCAATTCTTGAAACAAGACAAACTGAATATTTTGATTTGGATCATGAAAATCTTTCAGAGAGTGATAGTGATGAGCATACGGAGAAATCCAGAGACATAGGAGCTCCTTCAGATTCACAAAACGTCGACACAGACTTGGCTTTGAAACAAGTATTGGAAGGAAATCTGGAGAAACCCCTGAACTCCACTTCCGAAGGTGAGTTAGTAGAAGCTAAGCCAAGTGAAGCAGGCTTATCCAATGATACGGAATCAAGTGCTAGAGGATCTGATGTATCCGAATTTGGTGAAGGTGAAACTGGAAAAGGAGATCATGAAGTTGTAGTAAAAGAAGCTAAGGAATTAACGGCTGAAAAACCAGGTCATGTTGTTGATATGCCTACTACAGCTGATGTTAAAGGCAAGAAAGACAAACACCAAAAGTCAggctcaagttcaagttcaagctcaagctCAAGCTCTGATTCAAGTTCAAGCGACTCTGAAAGAGAATGA